GTTGTTAGGCGAAGGGAAATGCAAGAAACAGTTACATCCACTGGTCTCCAGAGAGGTAGAGCTAGAGCTAATGTTCAGATGAATACAAGACAAAGACTAGGAATTCTAAGGTTAAGATCTACTTTGAGTAGTCGAAGCCGTTCTCCATTGCAAAGACAAGATGGCTCTACTGATTCTGAGGAGCTTGGTCTGAGGCAAAGTAGGAATTTACAGCAAATCTCTAGAAGGTCTACTAGGAGATATACAGCTCAGCCACCCTCTGAGCCAGATGAACAAACAGTAGGTAGTACACAGACGCCACAATTTTTTAATTCAGCCCCAACATTGGGCATAACATTGGAAGAGGATGAATCTAGTAGATCAACAGCTGCCGTTAGAAGACATCCAACTATTACACTAGATCTTCAGGTGAGAAGAATTCGTCCTGGGGAAAATAGAGATCGGGATAGTATTGCTAGTAGAACGCGCTCTAGAGTGGGAATGGCAGAAAACACAGTTACTTTCGAAAGTGATAGTGGTGGATTTCGCCGTACAATTTCCCGATCAGAACGTGCAGGTATACGAACCTATGTTAGCACTATACGGATACCTCTTCGTAGGATTTCAGAAACTGGGGTTGGTGAACCTTCATCAGTGGCTCTTCGGTCAATTCTAAGGCAAATTATGACTGGTTTTGGAGAACTAAGCTCCTTAATGGAGACTGAATCGAATTCAGAAATTCAGAGGGGCAGTCAGCACTTATCAGATATGCAATCAGAGCTGAATAACTCTCACACAGGAAATGATAATAGTGAATTAAGTGAGACTTCAATTAGGCATAGGTATGTTGAAGAAGGCAGTAGTGAATCAAATGGAGAGAATGATGGGACTCAACATTATAGTCTCAATAATGACAATCGGGAGAGCAGACAGTCTCAAGAGGCAAACAACTTGGTTGAAAATGGAACACTGCCTATTCTTCGTCTTGCACATTTCTTCTTGCTAAATGAAGATGACGACGACGAGCACTTGAGAGGTTTAACCAAAGAGCAGATTGACAATCTGTCTACCCGGAACTATGGGGACAGCCACACAGAGAGTGAAATAAGTAAAACATGTAGTGTTTGTATCAATGAATATGTAACAGGGAACAAGCTAAGGCAGTTACCATGCATGCATGAGTTTCATATTCATTGTATTGATCGCTGGCTTTCTGAAAATTCTACTTGCCCCATTTGTCGGCAGCCTGTATTAGGGACTAACGCAGCAGACAATGGATAAAGTTATTTATATTGTTTAGTATTTAATGAATTGCTATATTTATGGTGAGCCAAATAGGATAAATTATAATTTGGATAAGGGTACATTTGCGTGGAGATTTGTTAGACTTGTTTAAAGATATAGGAAAGTTGCCTAAACTTAGTGTAAATACTATGTTTCTCCTTCCAAAGTGCAGATCTAGTAGTATGTGTGAAGCCAAATGATACtaataaaatttatatttttttaggtAATATTTTTATGCTAAGCACTTTTGTAAATATAGAAATGTAATAGTTAATCAGTCCTGctaaatgtatgtttgtttttaatggtgtACTCACTTTATTTAGATTACACATGGTTTCACACAGGCTAACTACTGTGTTGAGAATTTGGTGTCTAAATAGCCATTCATTAGCTTTTTGTTCTAAGAACAATTTCTTTGTTTGCTAAAGATATTTAAGTTACTTGAAATGCTCAATTTAATACacagtatatttttttaatattgaaataTCCTTTCTGAAAACCTGCaagtttggttttatttaagCTTCTTTATAGCAATTTTTGCATGTGGTTTTACACAATGCTTAATGTTCACAAGTTCTTATTTGAAAGTGGATTGGATTagtaacattttgaaatgtacatAATTCTATGCAGTGTCTCTGACAGTCGCTGTCTTTCAATAGACGGCAGTCAGATCAGTCAAAATGACAATTCTAAGAATGCCTGCCTCATTTGAACATAAACACTTgttgaaaaaataaacattttaagagGTTTTATGCAACTCAAAATTATTTAATCCTAGTGTGACGGGTTTCTCCTGGGATGCCACCTGGAAGTGGGGCACCACTTAGCCCTCtggcccaccagcctgggctccctctcacactgtgctgctgtgataaGCTGCAGACATGCTCTTGGTtttacacttccaccagcatacacacatgtagggacacacccaactccagttacatgcaggctctctgactagCCATTGCACAAATCAGCAGTAGAAAGGCTAAAGCCAAGGTAACTCTCAGCTCTCCAGGCATGTGCTCCCTCTGGAGCATAAACCCAATATTAtactgtcttgcgctgcacagggaactgtacagcgtaagctcatagaatttgctccctcccccctcagtgtggagaggaatatgcaacagcatCTCTGAGCTAAGATTCCCAGGCACTTTACTCCAAAATCTCtgatttagattaaaacataaattttattaattacaaaagatagcttttaagtgattaAACACACTTaaagcagattacttagcaaataaacaaaaacgcaacCTAAGCTTaatactagatagattggatatgaatagcagattctcaccctagctgatggtacaggcagacttgtagattcttaaggcacaagctgcattaGCTTTACAACTTGGGTTTCTCAGgtcttcatacacaggctagaaatacttttagcctgggtccagcatttcccccagttcagtctttgttcctcaggtgtttccaggagtcttctcgtgtggggagtgaagaacaccagacgatgtcactccctgccttgtaTACCTTTAGCAtgtggcaggaaccctttgtttcaaaacttggtttgtggaaaaatactgacattccAAGGtggagtccagagacatgtggtctggtcacatgaccttgcataccttgctgagttatagcagccattacttacaggctgtctagAATGTTTACAGGAAGGTTAAGTTCTTCTgaggtccattgtctttgttgatgggccatcagcacagtctggcttcttcattgttgtactagaaaggctagttgtgggtaTCCCCCAGAGTAAGCAcgattgaaatacagatacatagtcaatattcctaactttagatacaaaaatgatacatgcatacaaataggataatcatattccgcaaatcataacttttccaatgacatctcacatgacccatcttgcataaaatacattataattatgctataatcatatcataatgtcactatgaagaatatggggtgcagtgtcacacctcGCTCATGTTTCTTTTTAAGACATTTTAATTTGAAGATGGAAAAAACTCCTTGAACATCGTACTTTATATAACAGGCACGATTTCTAGATCCTACTTGAAAATACAGATTTATtgtgtttttatataaaaacacaaaGATTTACAATATTAGTCCTCTTAAAGTTAACTCTCACTGATGACCAAATGGCAAGACACTAAGAGTAAAAAGAAATCTAAGCTTCCTCCCAAAAATCCTGTATAATTGGACCTTAAAATTTATACCAGTAACTTATAAAGTTATAAAAttgcagcaaacaaacaaaacaaaatgaaggctTCATGTGAATCACTGTTGCATCAtattctatagcaggggttctcaaactgggggtcgggacccctcaggggttccCGATGTTactacatggggggttgtgagctgtcagcctccaccccaaaccccgctttgcttccaatatttataatggtgttaaatatatataaaaaagtgtttttaatttataaggagggtcgcactcaaaggcttgctatgtgaaaggggtcaccagtacaaaagtttgagaaccactgttctataggcTGGGAGAAAGATGTCATTCCTAATGTATGACCGTTACACTGAAGTTAAGTCTACCTCCCTTTGTTCCAGGTCTGTGTAGACATATACAACTGTAACAGAATAGGCATATGTgtacattgactttaatggaagcttTAATGTGCATTTAAGAGCAGGTCtggcttattttttaaattctttcaaGTCTGtatgaagcactggaattttagggcatatctacactagaAATACCATAACagcacagttgcagtgctgtaatgtAGACTTACTACAGTGACGGACGGGATTCTTCTATTTCT
The DNA window shown above is from Trachemys scripta elegans isolate TJP31775 chromosome 1, CAS_Tse_1.0, whole genome shotgun sequence and carries:
- the RNF6 gene encoding E3 ubiquitin-protein ligase RNF6 — encoded protein: MDRSRSRLGGGDEQASPLEHRHGEDERQWQQERLSREEAYYQFINELSDEDYRLMRDHNLLGTPGEITAEELQQRLERAKEHLASQTDVENREGEGETAGDSEVLGENSNGDSLLEWLNTFRRTGNATRSGQSGNQTWRAVSQTNPNSGEFRFSLEININHEHTSFEASGDEYMDISHLGTSTMHMDNRHQRAVSPVATRTRSRTSRDSNGETSNTARTRTVRNSVVQSAEETSSPVLGRLRSRTRESSGLYRTRSTARNISSDTGEHNVVRRREMQETVTSTGLQRGRARANVQMNTRQRLGILRLRSTLSSRSRSPLQRQDGSTDSEELGLRQSRNLQQISRRSTRRYTAQPPSEPDEQTVGSTQTPQFFNSAPTLGITLEEDESSRSTAAVRRHPTITLDLQVRRIRPGENRDRDSIASRTRSRVGMAENTVTFESDSGGFRRTISRSERAGIRTYVSTIRIPLRRISETGVGEPSSVALRSILRQIMTGFGELSSLMETESNSEIQRGSQHLSDMQSELNNSHTGNDNSELSETSIRHRYVEEGSSESNGENDGTQHYSLNNDNRESRQSQEANNLVENGTLPILRLAHFFLLNEDDDDEHLRGLTKEQIDNLSTRNYGDSHTESEISKTCSVCINEYVTGNKLRQLPCMHEFHIHCIDRWLSENSTCPICRQPVLGTNAADNG